Proteins encoded by one window of Porphyrobacter sp. YT40:
- a CDS encoding aspartate aminotransferase family protein encodes MSITPLMPVYPRCGVRPVRGEHCHLIDEDGTRYLDFASGIAVNLLGHSHEGLIGAIQRQAATLMHVSNLYGSPQGEKLAKWLVDTTFGDTVFFTNSGAEAVECAIKTARAFHQNAGDEGDAGRFEIITFHNAFHGRTMATISASNQTKMHHGFSPLLEGFKYAPFDDLEAAKALIGPKTAGILVEPIQGEGGIRPASQEFMQGLRDLCDEHGLMLILDEVQCGVARTGKLYAYEHYGITPDIMATAKGIGGGFPLGACIATEHAARGMTFGTHGSTYGGNPLAMAAGMAVMEAVANEEFLASVTEKGERLRARLEQFIGNYPELFELVRGKGLMLGIKMKMESRPFFVHLRDNHQLLTVAAGDNTIRVIPPLVIGDAEIDEFFDKLSAGAASFKVPEAA; translated from the coding sequence ATGTCGATCACCCCCCTCATGCCCGTCTATCCGCGTTGCGGCGTCCGGCCGGTGCGCGGCGAGCACTGCCACCTGATCGACGAGGACGGCACCCGCTACCTCGATTTCGCCAGCGGCATCGCGGTCAACCTGCTCGGCCATTCGCACGAAGGCCTGATCGGCGCGATCCAGCGCCAGGCGGCGACGCTGATGCACGTATCCAACCTCTACGGCAGCCCTCAGGGCGAGAAGCTGGCGAAGTGGCTGGTCGACACGACCTTCGGCGACACGGTGTTCTTCACCAATTCGGGGGCCGAGGCGGTCGAATGCGCGATCAAGACCGCGCGCGCCTTCCACCAGAACGCGGGTGACGAAGGCGATGCGGGCCGGTTCGAGATCATCACCTTCCACAACGCCTTCCACGGCCGCACGATGGCGACCATCTCGGCGTCGAACCAGACCAAGATGCATCACGGCTTCTCGCCGCTGCTCGAAGGGTTCAAGTACGCGCCCTTCGACGATCTCGAAGCGGCCAAGGCGCTGATCGGGCCGAAGACGGCGGGCATTCTGGTCGAGCCGATTCAGGGCGAAGGCGGCATCCGCCCGGCCTCGCAGGAGTTCATGCAGGGCCTGCGCGATCTGTGCGACGAGCACGGGCTGATGCTGATCCTCGATGAGGTGCAGTGCGGCGTCGCGCGCACCGGCAAGCTCTATGCCTATGAGCATTACGGAATCACGCCCGATATCATGGCAACCGCCAAGGGCATCGGCGGGGGCTTCCCGCTCGGCGCCTGCATCGCGACCGAACACGCCGCGCGCGGCATGACCTTCGGCACCCACGGATCGACCTATGGCGGCAACCCGCTCGCCATGGCGGCGGGGATGGCGGTGATGGAGGCCGTGGCGAACGAGGAATTCCTCGCTTCCGTCACCGAAAAGGGTGAGCGTCTGCGCGCGCGGCTGGAGCAGTTCATCGGGAATTATCCCGAGCTGTTCGAGCTGGTGCGCGGCAAGGGCCTGATGCTCGGGATCAAGATGAAGATGGAGAGCCGCCCGTTCTTCGTCCACCTGCGCGACAATCACCAGCTGCTGACCGTGGCGGCGGGCGACAACACGATCCGCGTGATCCCGCCGCTGGTGATCGGCGATGCCGAGATCGACGAGTTCTTCGACAAGCTCTCGGCCGGCGCGGCGAGCTTCAAGGTGCCCGAGGCAGCATGA
- a CDS encoding TIGR01244 family sulfur transferase has translation MSDFRRLNENVLVSPQLALADIAAAAALGVTTIVNNRPDGEEPSAPQGDEIADAAAAAGLNYVAIPVGHAGFSEPQVDAMIAAMEQAEGPILAYCRSGTRSTLLWALASAKQGEDPETIARTAAQAGYDVSPIRAMIDMLSQR, from the coding sequence ATGAGCGATTTTCGCCGCCTCAACGAAAATGTGTTGGTCAGCCCGCAACTTGCGCTAGCCGATATTGCCGCTGCGGCCGCGCTCGGCGTGACGACGATCGTCAACAACCGCCCCGATGGCGAGGAGCCCTCCGCCCCGCAGGGCGATGAAATCGCCGATGCGGCAGCGGCGGCGGGGCTCAATTACGTGGCCATCCCGGTGGGCCACGCGGGCTTTTCCGAGCCGCAGGTCGACGCGATGATCGCCGCGATGGAGCAGGCCGAGGGGCCGATTCTCGCCTATTGCCGCTCAGGCACGCGATCGACCCTGCTGTGGGCGCTGGCGAGCGCAAAACAGGGCGAGGATCCCGAGACCATCGCCCGGACCGCGGCGCAGGCGGGCTACGATGTCAGCCCGATTCGCGCGATGATCGACATGCTCAGCCAGCGCTGA
- a CDS encoding sterol desaturase family protein, whose protein sequence is MPDFNPTQYAVPLFVVAVLAEMIWAKLRAPEAYEPKDTLVSLAFGLGSTVAGALLGGFALAMFIAAYEYRIFDFGPEWWAVWWAWPVCFVLDDLKYYWVHRAGHRIRWMWASHVNHHSSQHYNLSTALRQTWTGMFTFGFLFALPLVLLGFHPVMIAICGGFNLIYQFWIHTEAIDRMPRWFEAVMNTPSHHRVHHATNPRYLDTNYAGVFIVWDKMFGTFTPEVEDEKIRYGIVKQLGSFNLLWAVFHEWIGMLTDIWRAPWKHKLSYLLREPGWSHDGSRETSDMIRARWEARTRQAKGDTADLPPVSVADRNAIAGSAEAA, encoded by the coding sequence ATGCCTGACTTCAACCCCACCCAATATGCCGTTCCGCTGTTCGTGGTGGCGGTGCTGGCCGAGATGATCTGGGCCAAACTGCGCGCCCCCGAGGCTTACGAGCCGAAGGACACGCTGGTCAGCCTCGCCTTCGGCCTCGGATCGACCGTGGCTGGGGCCTTGCTGGGCGGATTCGCGCTAGCGATGTTCATCGCCGCCTACGAATACCGCATCTTCGATTTCGGCCCCGAATGGTGGGCGGTGTGGTGGGCGTGGCCGGTCTGCTTCGTGCTCGACGATCTCAAATATTACTGGGTCCACCGCGCCGGACACCGCATCCGCTGGATGTGGGCGAGCCACGTCAACCACCACTCCTCGCAGCACTACAACCTCTCCACCGCGCTCAGGCAGACGTGGACGGGGATGTTCACCTTCGGCTTTCTCTTCGCGCTGCCGCTGGTGCTGCTCGGCTTCCACCCGGTGATGATCGCGATCTGCGGCGGGTTCAACCTCATCTACCAGTTCTGGATCCACACCGAGGCGATCGACAGGATGCCGCGCTGGTTCGAAGCGGTGATGAACACGCCTTCGCACCACCGCGTCCACCATGCGACCAACCCGCGCTATCTCGACACCAATTACGCGGGCGTGTTCATCGTCTGGGACAAGATGTTCGGCACCTTTACGCCAGAGGTCGAAGACGAGAAAATCCGCTACGGGATCGTCAAGCAGCTCGGCAGCTTCAACCTGCTGTGGGCGGTGTTCCACGAATGGATCGGGATGCTGACCGACATCTGGCGCGCGCCGTGGAAGCACAAGCTCTCCTACCTGCTGCGCGAGCCCGGCTGGAGCCACGATGGCAGCCGCGAAACCAGCGACATGATCCGCGCGCGTTGGGAAGCAAGGACACGGCAGGCGAAGGGCGACACGGCAGATCTACCCCCAGTTTCGGTAGCTGATCGAAACGCGATTGCGGGCAGCGCCGAAGCTGCCTAG
- a CDS encoding GMC family oxidoreductase N-terminal domain-containing protein has translation MESFDYIVIGGGSAGSAVAGRLAVDGTRRVCLLEAGGRNNNILVKTPGFMPFLLKNANYRFETVPQKGLNGRIGYQPRGRGLGGSSAINAMVYIRGNRWDYDNWAALGCTGWAYDDVLPYFKRAEANERGGDEFHGAGGPLFVEDQKYANPTSHAFVDAAAALQLRTNSDFNGARQEGFGLYQVTQHKGERWSAARAYVEPIRDQGNFAVRTDTLVEKLVIEGGRVTGVQIRRGGKSETLLARRGVVLSAGAFNSPQILMLSGIGPAEHLKAHGIEVVLDRPAVGSDLQDHIDYVSGWETTSDVPLGQSLKGTLKMAAAILEHRRKRTGTLTTPYAEAGGFWTVMPDSPAPDVQWHFVPAVLEDHGREKVKAHGFSLHACVLRPESRGTVRLGSPDAAAAPVIDPNFLDDERDMATLRAGVRLSHRIAEAPPLQAFGPKDRHPIDLNDDAALDALIRARADTVYHPVGTCRMGADADAVVDPTLKLNGLEGLWVADASIMPRLVSGNTNAPSIMIGERCADFVMAAERE, from the coding sequence ATGGAAAGTTTCGACTACATCGTCATCGGCGGTGGCAGCGCGGGCAGCGCTGTGGCCGGACGCCTCGCGGTCGACGGCACGCGCCGGGTCTGCCTGCTCGAAGCCGGCGGACGCAACAACAACATCCTCGTGAAGACGCCGGGCTTCATGCCCTTCCTGCTCAAGAACGCGAACTACCGCTTCGAGACCGTCCCGCAAAAGGGGCTGAACGGGCGGATCGGCTACCAGCCGCGCGGGCGCGGGCTTGGGGGCTCCTCCGCGATCAACGCGATGGTCTATATCCGCGGCAACCGCTGGGATTACGACAATTGGGCGGCGCTGGGCTGCACCGGCTGGGCCTATGACGACGTGCTCCCCTACTTCAAGCGCGCCGAGGCGAACGAGCGCGGCGGCGACGAATTCCACGGCGCGGGCGGCCCGCTGTTCGTCGAGGACCAGAAATACGCCAACCCCACCAGCCACGCCTTCGTCGATGCGGCGGCGGCGCTCCAGCTGCGCACCAACAGCGATTTCAACGGCGCGCGGCAGGAGGGCTTCGGGCTCTACCAGGTCACCCAGCACAAGGGTGAGCGCTGGTCGGCGGCGCGCGCTTACGTGGAGCCGATTCGCGATCAGGGCAATTTCGCGGTGCGCACCGATACGCTGGTCGAGAAGCTGGTGATCGAGGGCGGACGTGTCACCGGCGTCCAGATCCGGCGCGGCGGCAAAAGCGAAACGCTGCTCGCCCGGCGCGGGGTGGTGCTGAGCGCGGGGGCGTTCAATAGCCCGCAGATCCTGATGCTCTCCGGCATCGGCCCGGCGGAGCATCTCAAGGCGCACGGGATCGAGGTGGTTCTCGACAGGCCCGCGGTCGGCAGCGACCTGCAGGATCACATCGACTATGTCTCCGGCTGGGAAACGACAAGCGACGTGCCGCTGGGGCAGTCGCTCAAGGGCACGCTCAAGATGGCGGCGGCAATCCTCGAACATCGCCGCAAGCGGACGGGCACGCTGACCACGCCCTATGCCGAGGCCGGGGGCTTCTGGACGGTGATGCCCGATAGCCCCGCGCCAGACGTGCAGTGGCACTTTGTTCCGGCTGTGCTCGAAGATCATGGGCGAGAGAAGGTGAAAGCTCACGGCTTCTCGCTCCACGCCTGCGTGCTGCGGCCCGAAAGCCGGGGGACGGTGCGGCTCGGTTCGCCCGATGCGGCAGCGGCGCCGGTGATCGACCCCAACTTCCTCGACGACGAACGCGATATGGCGACTTTGCGCGCAGGCGTGCGCCTGTCGCACCGCATCGCCGAAGCGCCGCCCTTGCAGGCTTTCGGGCCGAAGGATCGCCACCCCATCGACCTCAACGACGACGCCGCGCTCGACGCATTGATCCGGGCCCGCGCGGACACGGTCTATCACCCGGTCGGCACCTGCCGCATGGGCGCGGACGCGGATGCGGTGGTCGATCCAACGCTGAAGCTGAACGGGCTCGAAGGCCTGTGGGTGGCCGATGCGAGCATCATGCCGAGGCTCGTCAGCGGCAACACCAATGCGCCGAGCATCATGATCGGCGAGCGGTGCGCGGACTTCGTGATGGCGGCGGAGCGGGAAT